Part of the Mauremys mutica isolate MM-2020 ecotype Southern chromosome 1, ASM2049712v1, whole genome shotgun sequence genome is shown below.
TCTCTGCTGATTGGTGAAAAATAACGATCCTGGTGCAGGGAACCATTCATCCAAGCATCTCAAACAGCCATCTGAAGACAACGTCTCCATTGTACGGAGGCACCCGGAGGTAAAGCAatctgcccaaggtcatgcagagaGGCTGGAAAGGCTGGGAAGAGATCCCAGGTTGCCTGaagcccagtcccctgctctaaccagtagaCATGCTGCTATGGGATtagctgtagctgtgctgctgccccctactGGAGTGTGAcaggccagcctgtgtattgCAGGGGGATGAGCACCAAGTAGGCTTGGGGGCCCTGTTCCCATCGGGGTGGGGGGACAAAGGGCTCttgctgctccccagccctctccctaaCCGGGGCTCTCTGTCTCCTCACCAGCTGTGGGAAAACACCGGGGATCCAGCATGTCTGCCGACGTCTGGGTGGGAGCATGGAGACCCCACCGGCCCAAAGGGCCCATCGCTGCTCTCTACAGCAGTCCCGGGCCCAAGTACGGGCTCCCCACAAACGTAGGTGAGAGAGAGCATCAGCGAGGAGCCGGCCAGGCCAGTGGGAAGGGGAGCCCCCCAGGCTCCGTGAGGAGGggtggcctggggctccccgccaGCATCATGGAGAGAGGGACACACGGGCCAGCTGGCAGCTCCACGCACATGCCcaatgcttggggggggggggctctccacCTGCAGCCGAATGGGGCTGCTCGCCCCAAGGGTGCCCCTCACCACGCCCCCTTGCACCAAGGGATCTCTTACTTCTCCCCCACTCACGGTTTTTCCTACACAATAGGACCTGTGCCGAGggagctctcccctccccttgcccctCTCAGATCTGGGCTGGGCTCCATGCCTGCCCCAGTGGCCTGTGTGGAGACAGCTCTGCCAGGCCCCACACTCCCTCCAGGGCTGGGCTTGGGGGCTCTCACTATCTGGCCTATGACCTCCACGCCCTGGCTCTATCTCTCCTTCCTGTTGCAGGTTACCCCCTTCACGACCCCTCCCGCTACCGAGCCCCCGCGTACAGCTTCGGCATCCGCCGCCTCTATCTGCAGGATGAGTGCTCCCCGGGACCCAAGTACATGGTGCCAGCCAAGATGACCGTGAAGGGCAAAGATGGTAACCCTGCCTACTCCATCTATGGCCGTCCCAGGGACCTGATGCCCTTCCTGACCCCCGGGCCAGGTCAGTCTGTCCCCTTCTCACTTGCTGTATATGGCCAGGCTACATGGGTGCGGCTTGATTTGCATGTGTGTGATTTGATGTCTGTGATGGAAAATGTCAgcacgtctgttaatctataagttgccacaggactctttgttgcttagcACAGGGTTGTTTCTTCCGGTCCATGCTCCAGGGCTCTGTACAATCCAGGTGTGTTTGTCCCGAGTGATTGAGCTCCCTGTAAAGCCGATTTTGTTAAAAAAGGCTCCATAGACaatcctggcaactacaggctggtaagcctgactccCGGTGCAGCCAGATTGGTTGAAACTgtggtaaagaacagaatgatcagacatgtagatgaacacgatttgatGGGGAGGAGTCAACGCAGCTttggtaaagggaaatcatgcctctccAATCTATTAGAGTTATCTGAGGGGGCCTACAAACACATGGATAAGGGTAATCCAGTGGCTGTAATAatcttggactttcagaaagcctttgaaaaggtcccacaccaaaggctcttaagcaaagtaagcagcgacagataaaagggaaggttctctcatggatcagtaactggttaaaagacaggaaacaaagggtagagataaatggccagttttcatggtggagagaggtaagtagcgaggtcccccaaggatctgtactgggacctgtgctgttcagcaTGTTCATAGATGATTtggaaaagggataaacagtgtggtggcaaagtttgcagatgatacaaaattactcaagatagttaagtccaaagctggtGACacagagttacaaaaggatctcacaaaactgtgcaacaaaatggcaaatgaaattccttgttgataaatgcaaagtaatgcacattggaaaacatgatTCCAACTATACTTGCAAAACGATGAGGgctacattagctgttaccgctgaagagagagatcttggagtcattgtggatagtactctgaaaacatctgttcgaTATGCAGCGGCGGGGCGAAAAGCTAACAATGGAAGGACCCATTAGAAAAGGgacagaaaagacagaaaatatcctagtgccactatataaatccatagtacactcacaccttgaatactgtctgCAGTCCTGGTCACATTGGTCTAAAAGACaaagattagggctgtcaattaatcacagttaatcgcgtgattaaaaaaattaaccatgattaatcatgcaattaaaaaattaattgggattaatcacatgattaatcacacagttaaacaataatataataccatttatttaaataattttagatgttttttacattttcaaatatactgatttcaattacacacagaatacaaagtgtacagtgttcactttatttgattacaaatatttgtactataaaaaacaaaagaaatcagggctgcctggggtgggcggggcaagcggggcaatttgccccaggccctgggccctacAGGGGCcgccacaagagtttttcagggccgttggagcagggtccttcactcgctctgggggccccggaaaactctcatgggccccgggcccctggagcttcctccactctgggtcttcggcagcaattcggcagcggggggtccttctgttccgggatccactgccgaagtgccctgaagacctgcggtggggggcccttccgctccaggacccaccgccaaagtgctgggtcttcggtggcaattcagcggtggaggatccttccgctctgggacctgccaatgaagtgccccgaagaccccggCAGGGATTCCTTCTGCCCTGGGACACGCCACCGAAgtctgccgaagaccccaggccccctgaatcctctgggcggccctgaaagaaattgtatttttcaatttacctcatacaagtactgtagtgcaatctcttgatcgtgaaagttgaacttacaaatgtagcattatgtacaaaaaataactgcattcaaaaataaaaccatgcaaaaatttagagcctacaagtccactcggtcctacttcagccaatcgctcagacaaacaagattgtttacatttgcaggagataatgctgccctctttttgtttacaatatcacctgaaagtgagaacaggtgttctcgtGGCACTATCGTAAACGGCATTGCAagctatttatgtgccagatacgctaaagattcatgtgtcccttcatgcttcaatcaccattccagaggacatgtccatgctgatgatgggttctgcttgataatgatccaaagcagagcagactgatgcatgttcattttcatcatctgagttagattccaccagcagaaggtttattttcttttttggtggttagagttctgtagtttccgcatcaaaatgttgctcttttaagacttctgaaagcatgctccacaccccgtCTCTCTCtgattttagaaggcacttcagatacTTAAACCTTAGGTCGAGTGCTGTAACTATTTTTAGAACTCTcccactggtaccttctttgtgttttgtcaaatctgcagtgacatgcactgggtcatcatccgagactgctataacatgaaatatatggcagaatgagggtaaacAGAAGAGGAGACATACAATGTTCTCCAAGGACTtctgtcacaaatttaattaatgcactttttttttaacaaacatcatcagcatggaagtatatCCTCTGTAATGCTGGCTGacacatgaaggggcatatgaatgtttagcataactggcacataaataccttgcaacgctggttacaaaagtgccatgtgaatgccagttctcactttcaggtgacattgtaaataagaagcaagcagcagtacctcccgtaaatgtaaacaaacgtgtttgtcttagcgattggctgaacaaaagtaggactgagtggacttgtaggtgctaaagttttacactgttttgtttttgagtgcatctatgtaacaaacaaacaacatctacatttgtaagttacactttcacaatagagattgtATTaaagtacttatatgaggtgaattgaaaaatattttcttttatcatttttacagtgcaaatatttgtaataaaagctaatataaagtgagcactgtacactttgtattctgtattgtaataaaaatcaatatatttgaaaatgtagaaaaacatccaaaaatatttaataaatttcaattggtattctattgtttgacGATGTGATTAGTCacgatacatttttttaattgcagttaattttttttagttcatcgtgtgagttaactgcgattaatcaacagccctaaaaaGATATATTCAAATTGGCAacagtacagaaaagggcaataaaaatgattaggggtctggaacagcttccatataagaagagataaaaaagactgggacttctcagcttggaaaagagacggctaagggggggTCTAtaggtagaggtctataaaatcatgactggtgtggagaaagtgaacaaagaAGTGTTATTACCCCATCACACAACACACaagccaggggtcacccaatgaagttaataggcagcaggtttaaaacaaacaaagggaagtatttcttcagacaacgcacagtcaacctgtggaactcattgccaggggatgtggtgaaggccaaaactataactgggttcagaaaagacctagataagttcctggaggatagggccatcagtggcttttagccaagatggacagggatgTAACTCCacgttctgggtgtccctaagcctctgactgccagaagctgggactggacgatgcgggatggatcacttgataaattgcccagtttagttcattccctctgcagagtctggcaccagccactgtcagaagacaggacactgggctagatggaccattggactGATCCTATGGccattatgttcttatgttacccTCGAGAGATGATTCCCCAGCCCCATAGATATCACTGCCAAGGACTGATCCTGAGAGTCAGCCTAAATTCCCTTCTTGTTCATTCTATCCCATTCCTCCtaattcccctccccctttgtgtATCCTCCTGGCTAATCCCTTTCTGTCCTGGGCTTCACACCCTTCTGATATTTGCAGGGAGCCCGGCAGGAGCACTAGATGGGGGGAGCTCTTAGTTACTCTAGTTCTGCCCTCTcctagaagcagggccggctccagggttttagccaccccaagcggcgggaaaaaaaaaagccgcgattgacggcaattcggcggtgggtccttccctctgagaggaactgagggacccgccgctgaattgccaccgaagagccggatgtgccgcccctttccattggccaccccaagcatctgcttgctgcgctggtgcctggagccggccctgcccagaaaGGGGCGCTGTAGGGAGCAGCACAGGAGAACTAGCTGTATGGcaactcccagctgctccagcctggcctttcccagcagggggcactgtggggagcagggcaggagcactggctgtggtgGGAGCTGCCAGTTACACCGGCctcagcctctgccagcagggggcgctgtagggcaTAGGACAGGAGCGCTGGCTTTCGGTGAGCTCCCAGCTGCTTCAGTCCACGGTTTGCCAATCAGTGCGGTATGGGGCATGTCCCTCCTGTCTATGCTCCAATATTATCCTCCCTCTTTGTTTCAGGTCGATATTCTCCAGAGAAGGCAGGGAAATGGGCCTATCACTCCGCGCCCATCTATTCGCTCGCCTCACGCACGAAGGAGTTTGCGAATGACCAGACTCCAGGTAGGAGAGCCCATGACCTAGCTCCTGCCCCCGCCGCCCCACTCCACCACTGGCCAAACACCTCAAGGTTCCCAGGCACAAATCAGTGCCCGATGGCTCAGACATTTGTCTGGATTTGTCCCCATTCTCCCCTTCCCATTCCTGGAAGCCCTGGCTCCCGCACATGCCTATCTCCACGCCCAGGGACCCTAGAGCCAGTTCACTGCTTTTCCAGCCTCTTATCCAAAGTGGGTGCTACTGGGCAGGGTGGCAAGAGAATGTCAGAGGGGGGGATCAACCCACTGGTTTGGGGTGCGAGTGGACCCCGGATCCTGGCAACTGCTACTGAATGCTGAACAGAGGCCAGAGCCGCtggctacctgaaagggggttccaaagaggatggatctagactgttctcagtggtaccagatgacagaacaaggagtaatggtctcaagttgcagtgggggaggtttaggttggatattaggaaaaactatttcactaggagggtggtgaagcactggaaggggttTTACTTGACTCACTTAAACTTAAAATTcaaacctaataaacaaactaagaaccaaacttagggaaaccaagctttgcctagttttttttaaacttgaagtTTCAGAAGAACAAGTGCAGCCTCCTAATAGTAGTAGTTCTTGTAGCTAGATAGACTCGCTAGAGATCGAGTAGAAATAGACTGGAAGTGAGAATAACAGACCGGAGTGTGTTAGTgaggtgggttacctcttttaCAGGGCACAACTGCCGGGGGAAAAATTATGCCCAAAGTTTACTTTTTACCCACAAAATGTTGGGGTACGtttaccccataggctagtatgtttgtgcgtattgatgacatgtacataccCACAGAAGTGTCCTTGTGGTGCACCTGTTGAGTTTGTGGGTACAACATTGGAACCCCCCTGTGCCATTTTTCATTGTTTATTGGTCTAGATAAAAGGTCACAGACATAGGCGGGGGTACTTATCTACTTAGGTAACAAGCTGTAGGTTCACTTTAATTTTTGAGTAAAAGGCTTTAATAtcgatatgctaactttgccttagcttaacatagaggatatggcctgtaggtttTTTGCATTACcgccaaacttactttaatataaatttataaacctattacaatacaTCAAACacttaaactataagaaaaaaatatatatatatgcaaccaagcaggttagtcctataggctacacctccccatctcacctcactcctgccttccccacccctccccattcccttctgccctcaccccccaagccctgcccctctccagtctcacctcactcctgccctgccctctcctgccctcccccgctccccagaGCGGCCCTGTCAGATTTCTGATTTGTCCAAAGTGGTGGTTGAATGGCAGTTCCTTCCCTCGCTGACCCCTGTTCCCCCGTCCCAGGGCCTGCCGCCTACGGGCTCCCCCCAATGATCGGGCCCAAGGTTGTCGGCAAGAGCACTGCCCCAAACTATTCTCTCCTGGGGCGCAGCTTGGTCGGCAGCTTCTATGAGGACCTGAGcaaggtgagaggcagcagcGGAGCTGCGAGGGGGGTACTCaggtggaagggggtgagggaagggggatgggggacACGCCTGGCGATGGGAAATGGGGGTGCAGGATGCCAGCTGGGTTGTGGCTCggcctgctgggggcgggggttgccCCTGGGAGTGGACTGTTGGCGACTGAGCTCCGCTCTCCTTGTGTGCAGACGCCAGGGCCCTGTAACTATCGTGTGGTGGAACCCAGCGTGTACAAGACCCGGGCCCCCCAGTACAGCATGCTTGCCCGCAACATGCTCCCTGGGGACAACACACAGAAACCAGGGCCCGGGGCGCACAGCCCGGAGAAGGTGAGGCGGGGGCCGGGACCCACACACACACGGGCTCATGAGAGCTGTTGTGGCAGGGATTCACTGAGTACGTGTTAGCTGGCGGAGAGACTGGAGACCTCATGGAGAGATTTCCCTGGCAGTGaacagcctgtgtgtgtgtgtgtgtgtgtgtgtgtgtgtgtgtgtgtgtgatgcagtgtgtgtgtttggggggggtgatgcagtgtgtgtgtgtgagggggtgatgcagtgtgtgtgtgggtggggtgatggagtgtgtgtgtttatagggggtgatgcagtgtgtgtgtgcgagggggtgatgcagtgtgtgtgtgtgcatgtgtgtgtagcgGGAGAGCTAAGGTCTCACTCAGGATTGTAGTTGTGGGGGGGCATTGAGATCTGATGGGGggcatgtgtgtgtttttaacatgggggcatgtgtgtgggggatgcagtgtgtgtgtgaggggggatgcagtgtgtgtgtgtgtgtgtgatggggggtgatgcagtgtgtgtgggggtgatgcagtgtgtgtgtgcgaggGGGTGATGCAATGTGTGTGCGAGGGGGTGatgcagtgtgtatgtgtgtgtagcgGGAGAGCTAAGGTCTCACTCAGGATTGTAGTTGTGGGGGGGCGTTGAGATCTGATGGGGGAGCACGTGTGTGTTTTTAACATGGGGGCATGTGTGTGggggatgcagtgtgtgtgtgtgaggggggatgcagtgtgtgtgtgtgtggtggggggtgatgcagtgtgtgtgtgatggggggtgatgcagtgtgtgggggggtgatgcagtgtgtgtgtggtggtggggtgaTGCAATGTGTGTGCGAGGGGGTGatgcagtgtgtatgtgtgtgtagtgGGAGAGCTAAGGTCTCACACAGGGTTGTAGCTGTGGGGGGGCGTTGAGATCTGATGGGGGAGCACGTGTGTGTTTATAACATGGGGGCATGTGTGTGggggatgcagtgtgtgtgtgtgaggggggatgcagtgtgtgtgtgtgtgcgcgtgtgtgtagTGGGGGATCTCATGAAGGATTGTAGTCGTGGGGGAGCGTTGAACtctgatgtgggggggggggggcgtgtgtgTTTATAACGTGGAAGCCAGGATCTCCGCAGGgtgccagcaggtgctggggggaggagctgagATCTCACGCACTGATCCTGCGGTGTtctgctccctctccctgcaGTACATCCAGCAGCGTGGCCAGACCTTTGGGATCCGCCACTCCGACTACCTGGCGCCCCTCATCGTGGACGTGGTGGATTAAGCGAGTGCGGTCGGAGGAGCAGAGGGAGTGGCTGGTCACGGGCATTAGAGAGAGGGACGGGCTGGACAAGAattttgcatttgaaaatctTTGCTGACTTAACACTCTGTCCGGTCGCCTTTGGCAAGTCAGcctccagctcctcagccccAGGGAGACCCGGGGAGCTTGGGCCTGGTGCCTTTGCGCCGTTCGGCAGCAGCCAGACAGTGGAACCGGAGCAGGCCGTCGTGTGAGTGTGAGCTGGAAAGGGAGTGAGGCGAGGTCAGGCTGGTTGAAGCGCACCCGAAAGACAAGGCTCTCTTGCACTAGCCACAGTAGCTCAGGTCCCCCCTCACGTTCTGTCTTTCACTCCTGGGGGGGATCCGTTCACAGCGGCGGACACCGGGGAGGCCAACGCGCCCACGCTCTCCTCTCTGTGGGCCTCTTCGGTGCCGAGGACGGAGCTAGTCCTCGGAGCGTGGCTAGGAGACCTAATGCAGCAACTGGCTCCCACGCAATGCAGCCCAGCCCACCAATGCCCCTCGCCCTTGGCTTCTCTCCTGGGCCGCCGGCGAACAACTGCTGGATCCTTGCCCAGCGCTTTCTGCCTGCCAGTGAGGAGGTGGAAGGGTCTCGTTTTGACTGCTCTGTGCCCTGAGGTTTCCCCGTCAGACCCTGGGATTGTCCCTCTCTGAGCACAGGCCGCTGCCGCCGTCAGCTACAAGCTATTgtccagggctttgtccagcctagCAATGGGCTTCCCACCCATCCCCTGGCTGGCcagttccctctccccacccatctCTCTTCCGGGGCATCTTCCCAAACCCTCGACCTACATTTCCCTTTGCGCAGTTTGAGCCCACTCCTCCATATCACCCCCCCTTTATCATGCTGATTCCTCTCCGTATTCTCCTGCTGCCCCTTGGCTGTCCCTTAGCCACCTTGCAGGGTTAGTGCTTTCAGCTTccccccttcctcaccccacaACTCAGTGGCCCCCGGCCCtcagcagtgtagctgctctgaTTTGAGTTCCTGCCACTGTGTTCACATCTTTCTGGCGCTCAGATCCCTGGAGCTGAGCACAAGCTGGGCTCTCCCTGGAGCTGCGCAGAGAGGGCCCCTGCCTGCATTTGGATGAGAGGCCCAGAGCTGAGCATTCCCCAGGTTGCTCCTCCTGAGCCGCCTTTGCAACTCCCTGTCCCGTTCTGGTTTCCATGTGCTGAACCTTTTCTGTCTGCCTTGTGTCGGGACGGATCCCACTACAATGTGCTGCACGGTCTGTGCTCATGCTGAGGTCACTCAGGATAGAAATTGGATCCTCCTGCTCCAGAAACACAGACCGCACCCACTTGAGCTACAGGAGAATCACCCCTTAGCTGTCCCTGTAATGGGCTCACCACACATATTGTGCAATTCTGAttctgtccaggagagggcagtgCTCTCTCCATCATTCTCTGTGTCTTACACACTCTAGTTAGTTCATTACAGACACTATATGTTTATACCCAGATGTGGTTATAATAACCACATCCCCATCTCTGTAGGGAAACTGAATGCAGAAACAAGCTCCAGGCGAGGCACAAACCACCCTAGAGGGTTCTGGAGAGGCAGACTATTCCGTGAGAGCAGACTCCCACTCCTTCCCTGGGAGACAATTCACCAGGCCCATAGCTTCATAGGcattaagaccagaagggacccagCCTCATGCAATTGTTTCTGCCTCATACAGAGATTCTAAGAGATTCAAATGGTAGCAAATAGAAAttctggaaacaaatggtttACATATAAAATAGAAGCAGAACACGCATTGTGAAACCTGGACGTATTTAACTAACGCTCCCCCAAAGTCCTTGCAGTGTTCTGCAGCCAGGCCGTGCTGTGCTCTGTTTTTCAGGAGGGAAGCCACGCTACCAGCTTGTCTCCTTGGTGAAGGGTGCCAGAGGGGAGGGgtaacccctgccccccagggatgCTCCAACGCTCCCTTGTCTTTACTCATTAACAGGGTGCTGCCCTGCTGGttgctggagggtttttttcctaTGTGTCTCTTTCTTGTCGATTTTGCAAACTCTTGATCAGCATCGGCTCAGTCTGTGGACAGGCCTCCGTTGTGAAGCGGGCAATACCCAATTCCTGCCTGAACTCCCAGACCTTAAGAATATGATTTCTAGTACAGATACATAATTCCAGAAACAGTGTCTGTCTGTACGCTTTGCAATGAGTATGATGACCAGCTCTGGGCAGAGCcctcacatgccaccctttggtAAACTTAACATGTACACGTCCAACCCAAGGTATCCCTGTAAAACACCATGCAACTCCGTGCCTGCTCAGGGTCCTGGATCACACCTCACCCCCTACGCTGACTCCTGATTCTGTCACTGGCTAATGTATATGTCAGCTTGGAACCCTCTTGCCCAGACAGTGCATCTGCCTCCACATTTCCTTTGCCTTTAATATGGACAATTTCCATATCATATTCCTGCAGCCCTGTGCTCCAGGGCATCAGGCTGGAGTTGGACCTTCAGCCCTGTGTACCTCTACCAAAGCAGAGGGgtctcccttggaagcttgtTCCAATACTCAACTATCCTTATAGCTAGCAGGTTTGTCCTAATatctcacctaaatctcccttgctgcaaattaaactTGTATTGTCCGGGAGAGGCTGAGCAGTACAGGACATCCATTACTGGGGGAAATATAAGACTGGGTCTGTGCTGGCGTCACCCTGCAGTATGAACAAGGCTGGTAAGAGCTGagctgtgcctggctgcagatCACACGCACACCAAGCTGGAAGAGGCTGACGTGCTGGAGCCTGTTGGGCAGCATCCCAGGACTGTAGGCTacagaagcagagcagggtgcagggcaccccaggttagagcccgggtgacacagctactcactaGTCCAGACTGtgccctgggtctgtcacactctcATGGCTTTGTCCTGTTCAGGTACCATTACAATAGGAGACTCCCAGGGGCTTTCTGACTCAGTGATTACCCCCGTTTCACGCAGGCTTTCCACCTCCTCCAGAACTTGTTGCTGCATTTCCCCTTCAGCCTTGGATGCTCTgctaggagcagggctgggccctgaGGTTTGCGTGGAGTCTGCAATCTTGGCAGTTAAACCTGGTGAGGAAAATCCCTGTTTGTGGTGCTTTGAAAGGGCCGGTGTTTCCTGCTTTGGGGGTGGATTTAAACCCGCCCTGAACTCAGGGCTTTCCAAGGGATTCTCTGCCCTGCTCTCCCTGACCAAATCCATTAAAGGGAAGGGGAAAGTTTCTTCATCAAAACAACAAATCAAATTTACTGCCATCTCCCTTGGAGGGTAAGTTTTACTCTATTGATATGCACAGTTTGCACCGTTCCTCTGCTGCTGGGCATCCTTACATCATAAGTGACGGTTTTCACCCCTTCAACCTCCTTACAATGTCCTTCCTATAATCCTGCCTTTTGTTTCCTCTCACTGGATTCACCGCTAACACCAACTCAGCAGTTTCACATGATCTTCCTCCAGTATGCTGATCATACCAAACGTGCCGAgttccctgacctttttcaaGGGTCTGTCACACTCAATTCCTCATTACCTGTAAATTCTTCTTAAAACGAGTGACATATTCCCCATCTTTCCTCAGTActgccctccccagagcctccaaTCAAATCTAACGGTCCCCTAACCTGCTTCCCATACAGGAGATCAAAGGGGGCAAAACTGGTAGAGTCTCAGGAGACCCTTCTGTGCGCATTGAGCAAACAATGAAGTAAAACGTCCCCATCATTCTCATGCCTGGCAACGTACGTTCTTAGCACAGCTTTTTAAGTTCCGTTAAATCTTTCCATGAATCCATCTGTCTGTGGGTTATAGGAAGTAGCCTTTATATGCTTTGGTCCGAATCCTTCCTGTGGCTTTTGAAAGACTACACACATGGAATTTGCACCACAGTCTGTCAAGATTTGTCTGGGAAAAACTAATCTGCTAAAAATGGTGACTAAAGCTGAAGCCAGTGttaagcctattccagagtttaccTACacttagaattattttttttcctgatagctaacccagtggtctccaacctttttacacccaaGATCCCTTTTTGAATTAAAGGGCAATGCAGGATCtatcccgccccttccctgaggcccgtTCTTTCCGCAAAGCCCtgtcctgctcactccatccccccctttcTACAATAGATTTTATTAGCTGAAGTCTCTCACAAGACCCAATTCTCTTGGCTGCTCATGCGTGGAGGTGAAATAGCTGAcggttcccattgatttcactgtctATTAGATAAGAGCAGCTCAGGGTGGAGGTGCAGAAAGGTTTTCTCTCACCCAGGTTGGGTAAAGTGCCTTCCTTCAATCTCAAGTTGATGGAACTGTCCTCCTTTACACTGGTTCAGCATCTACCcttcaactttaaaatatatataaatgggaAATGCAAAGTTTCATTGAATGAAAATTAAAGAGCCCCAATTTCAGCGGCTAGGACTCATGAACTGAGCACTGGAGTGAAATCTGAGACCTtaacatgcatttttaaagagaATCTCATCTGCATTATTGGAACATTTAATCCCATTAAAAAGTTACTACTATTATAATAATACACCTCTTTGACCATA
Proteins encoded:
- the ODF3B gene encoding outer dense fiber protein 3B isoform X2, encoding MSADVWVGAWRPHRPKGPIAALYSSPGPKYGLPTNVGYPLHDPSRYRAPAYSFGIRRLYLQDECSPGPKYMVPAKMTVKGKDGNPAYSIYGRPRDLMPFLTPGPGRYSPEKAGKWAYHSAPIYSLASRTKEFANDQTPGPAAYGLPPMIGPKVVGKSTAPNYSLLGRSLVGSFYEDLSKTPGPCNYRVVEPSVYKTRAPQYSMLARNMLPGDNTQKPGPGAHSPEKYIQQRGQTFGIRHSDYLAPLIVDVVD
- the ODF3B gene encoding outer dense fiber protein 3B isoform X1 gives rise to the protein MSADVWVGAWRPHRPKGPIAALYSSPGPKYGLPTNVGYPLHDPSRYRAPAYSFGIRRLYLQDECSPGPKYMVPAKMTVKGKDGNPAYSIYGRPRDLMPFLTPGPGRYSPEKAGKWAYHSAPIYSLASRTKEFANDQTPGPAAYGLPPMIGPKVVGKSTAPNYSLLGRSLVGSFYEDLSKTPGPCNYRVVEPSVYKTRAPQYSMLARNMLPGDNTQKPGPGAHSPEKYIQQRGQTFGIRHSDYLAPLIVDVVD